AGAAGCGTTGAAAAAATCGCTACCACTGGAAAGCTTTATCAATGATTTAGTGCCAACGGAAAAAAGCCTGTACGATCGCTTAAGCGAGCCACAAGCGGGCTTTATTCTCGAATGTAAAAAAGCCTCACCGTCAAAAGGCTTAATTCGTCCTGATTTTGATGTTGAAGCGATTGCGACCATTTACGATAACTACGCAGCCGGTATTTCGGTATTAACCGACGAAAAATACTTCCAAGGTACCTTTGAGTACCTGCAGCAAGTAACCGCAACAGTCAAAGCACCAGTGCTGAATAAAGACTTCTTTATCGACACTTACCAAGTTTACTTGGCACGTCACTATGGCGCCGATGCGATTTTATTAATGCTGAGCGTGTTAGACGATAATGAGTATCGCGAGCTGGCTGAGGTTGCACAAAAGTACAACTTAGCGATCCTCACTGAAGTCTCAAACCAAGATGAATTAGACCGCGCATTGGCGCTAGATTCCAAGCTAATTGGCATAAATAACCGTAACTTACGGGATCTTTCAACGGATATCGAACGTACATTTGAATTCGCTCCACAAATTCCAGACGGTAAGTTAGTGATCTCTGAATCCGGTATCTACACCAACGAGGAAGTTCGCTATTTAGCACCAGCGGTAGATGGCTTTTTAGTTGGCAGTTCGATTATGGCGCAAGACGATGTCGATAAAGCCTGTCGTCAGTTAATTTTCGGCCAACACAAAGTCTGTGGCTTGACTGACGCAGCAACAGCAAAGGCGGTCAAACAAGCTGGCGGTTTATACGGCGGGTTAATTTTCGCAGAAAAATCGCCGCGCTATGTCACGCAAGCGCAAGCAGAGCAAATTGTAAAAGCCGAATCTGGCTTAGATTATGTTGGTGTATTTGTTGATGCTGAAGCTCAGCAGGTGGCTGAGTTTGCCAACACATTAGGGCTTAGCGCTGTGCAACTGCATGGCAATGAGTCAGCTGACTACATTGAATCATTATCACCACTTTTGCCAGCAGGCTGCCAAGTATGGAAAGCCAAAGCGGTTACTGAGCAAGTGCCACCGCTTGATTTAGACGTTAACGGTTGGGTATTAGATGGCAAATCGCCCGGCTCAGGTCAGCCATTTCCATGGCAATCGTTAGCTGACACCGAACAAGCTTTATCAACTTGTTTATTGGCCGGTGGTATTGGCGTTGACAACATTTGCGACGCCGTCAAGGTAACGAACGAACAGCAATTAAAAGGGTTAGATATCAACTCAGGTGTTGAAACCAGCCCAGGTAAAAAATCACCAGCAAAAATTAATCAGGTTTTTGCTGAAATTAGGAATTACTAACATGACAGACACAGTTTCTACGAACATAGAGTCTACAGATACCGCGGCAAAGCGCCTGTCACCCTACTTTGGTGACTTCGGCGGCATGTATGTCAGCGAACTTTTAGTCCCTGCCCTTGAGCAACTTGAGCAGGCATTTATCGACTCACAAAAAGACGAAGATTTTCTAAACGAGTTTAACTCTCTGCTACAAGAGTACGCAGGTCGTCCAACGCCATTAACCCTATGTCGTAACTTGGTGAAAAACCCATTAGCGAAAGTCTACTTAAAACGTGAAGACCTATTACACGGCGGTGCTCATAAAACGAACCAAGTGCTAGGCCAAGCTCTACTGGCAAAACGCATGGGCAAAACTGAGATTATCGCCGAAACAGGCGCTGGTCAACACGGCGTGGCTTCCGCAATTGCTTGTTCACTGCTAGGCTTAAAATGTCGCGTTTACATGGGCGCGAAAGACTGTGAACGCCAACAGCCTAACGTATTCCGTATGCGTTTAATGGGCGCGGAAGTCATTCCAGTAACCGCAGGCAGCGGCACGCTTAAAGATGCGTGTAACGAAGCGCTGCGCGACTGGTCAGCAAGTTATGAAGACGCTCACTACCTATTAGGCACTGCGGCTGGCCCTCACCCATTCCCAACCATTGTGCGTGAATTCCAGAAAATGATTGGTGAAGAAGCAAAAGCGCAATTGTTGGCACAAGAAGGTCGTCTACCTGATTATGTCATTGCTTGTGTTGGTGGTGGCTCGAACGCCATTGGTATGTTTAACGACTTTATTAAAGAAGAAGGCGTTAAGCTTATTGGTGTTGAAGCTGGCGGCAAAGGTGTTGAAACCCAGCACCATGGTGCTACTTTGACTGCCGGTACTAAAGGTATGCTGCACGGCAACTACACCTACATTATGCAAAATCAAGACGGCCAAATTGAAGAGTCTTACTCGGTTTCTGCCGGTCTTGACTACCCAGGTGTTGGCCCGCAACACGCCTTCTTAAAAGATACTGGCCGCGCTGAGTACGTTGCCATTAACGACGATGAAGCACTAGAAGCCTTCCAAGCGCTAGCCCGTAACGAAGGCATCATTCCAGCGCTTGAATCTTCTCATGCCCTTGGTCAAGCCTTAAAAATGGCCGAGCAAGTGACCGAAGAAACGATTTTCCTAGTGAACCTTTCAGGCCGAGGCGATAAAGACTTAGCGCACGTTCACACGATTTTATCGCCAGAAACCGCTGAAGGAGGAGTAGCGTAATGACTACAGGTATTAAAGCCGCCAGTATCGCAGGAAAAGATCGCTACCAGCAGATGTTTGATCGTTTAGCTGAACAAAATGAAGGGGCATTTGTGCCGTTCGTGACGCTTGGCGACCCAGGTAAAGCCCAATCAATTAAAGTGATCAAAGCGCTCATCGACGCTGGTGCGGATGCGCTAGAGCTAGGTATTCCGTTTTCAGACCCAAGTGCTGACGGTGTGGTCATTCAAATGGCAGGTATTCGCGCCCTTGCAGCGGGTATCACCACTGACGATTGCATTGATATTTTAAAAGAAATTCGCGCCTACGCACCGCAAGTGCCAATTGGCTTATTGCTTTACGGTAACTTAGTGTTCTCGCGCGGCATTTCACGTTTTTACGAAGAAATGAGTGATGCTGGCGTTGATTCTATTTTGATTGCCGATGTGCCAATTCGAGAAAGCGCGCCATTTAGAAAAGCCGCTCGCGACAACGGTATTGCGCCAATCTTTATTGCGCCGCCAAACGCAACGCAAGCAACGTTAAAAGAAGTGGCTGCATTTAGCCAAGGCTACACTTATGTACTAGGCCGCGCAGGCGTAACAGGCGCAGAAACCAAAGCGACGATGCCAGCGGATGACCTGATCAACAGCTTAACCGAGTTTAACGCGCCACCACCAGTACTAGGATTTGGTATTTCAGCACCTGAGCAAGTGGCTGCGGCCATTAAGTCAGGCGCAAAAGGTGCGATTAGTGGCTCTGCAACGGTGAAAATCATCGAGCAAAACCTCAATGATGAAGACAAAATGTTAGCTGAGCTAACTAGCTTTGTCTCTGCAATGAAGGCAGCGACTAAATAACCTCAGCTCTGGATAACTAATGTGCTTCTAGCGGTTATTTTTCCTGCTATCAGCGTTAAATTTACTTGCAATAGGCCAGCTATTGACGCGCAAATTCGCCTTGATATCAGAAAAAATTTCTCGCTAGAAGGTAGTTGTAATTTTAAGTTTATGAATTTATTGCTTATTCACTATTTCTTATCCAAACCTGAGGTTAAATAGGTTTAGATCCACTTGTACTGAACGCAAAAGAGGGCTTAGTTGCCCTCTTTTTTATTCAACTTATTTTGCGACAACTTTTACGATAACTTTTTACGACAATACTGTCATAAAAAGTAACTAGCTTTATCCTATTGGCAGTTACCGCTTTCCAGCAGTTTTTCCGCCAGCGTTAAGAAAATTCTTGCCTGCCTCGCTTTTTCCGGGTTACCGGCATTTAAATCACGTGAACGTTGATTCATTTCTACGCGTAAGTCACGACAGGATTCTGCACTATTCGGCGCTTCCCTAAATGCTAATTGGTCTTGAGCTTGGGCTAAGTCTTGATCGGAGATAGCGTCGCTATTATCAGCTACTTGTTCGGGAAATTGTGCCGTGTCGGCTTTTGATGTGATACCAGGCTGAACAAAAATAAGTTTGGCGTTCGGATTGTTCGGCATATCTGAATAATGCACGTTGCCGTCTTTATCCACCCAGCGATAAACTTCAGCAGATTGAAATGCTGCAACGCTTGCTGAAAGTGTCAAAAACATTAACACTAATAAACGGTTAGCCAAAACTTGCTCCTTGTTGTTCGCCATTTTGGTCAGTATAGCCCGAACATTGCTGTAAGCCAACTGTTCGAGCTTTGAGCAAATAATCACTGAAAAAATACGTAAATCACCAAACCCTAGGTTTGTGGTTTTTGATCGGCAAATGTCATTGTGTAGCCTGTTGCAGAGCTTTCATCATTGGTCAGAATCAGGTACTGCTCAGCGGAGTCTTCATCAAGCGTTAACGATTGAGTCGCTAATATCACATCACTACTATTCACTTGTGCAACCACATAGACCTGATAGGTATTGTTCAATAACAGCATGCTTTCATTAGACGCATAGGCGATTGTGTCTTTGTACTCGGCAGTTTCTATAAGCTCGTCACTTCGCACAAAATAGACATTTACAGAGCCAAAATCCTCATCATCAATCAAATTCACAATATTCACATTGTGCTGGTAAATGCCTTGGTAACTACTGTTACTGACAACGAGCGAATTAATGGTTACGTCGATTTCATCGACAATGCCATCGCCATTTTCGTCAACATCGCCGTCACCGTCTTCGTCGACAAATTCTTCAGAGGCATAGAAGAAAACCGTTCTATCAGCATTTTCAGTTAAAGTCACCAAATGGTTTTTAAGCAATTGCTCGCTTGAATCAGGTAAAGTCAGCGCAAAGCTGTAATCACCATAGGCGGTTGCAATCGCATCACTAAACTGACCAATAGCCAAACTCTCAATTATCGCCTCTTGATCAGCGGTATCCATAAACAAATCAAATTCGCCTTCATAACTCGCCAACTGCTCTGTTAATTGGATCGCGTTGTAGGCGCGAAAACGGGCAGTTGAGCCAAGTTGTTGATACTCAGTAGCACTGCTACTAGAGATCACATCGATAACAAAAGGCGTGCTATCAACACCTAAATTTTCACGTACCGCTAACACATACTGAGAAGTGTATTGAAATGGCACCTCTTCCGACTGGAATAACACTTCATCACCACCATTTTCGGTGATATAGAAAGTGTAATCGTCTTGAACTAGTTTGTGATTGATCGTCAGCTCTGTATAGGCACTGCTATCAAGCAGCTCAGCTTCATTGAAGGTTTCACTACTTTTCGACACGTATACATCCAGATTGTCAAAATTTGCATGTAGGTTTAGCACGCGTAAATTGAATAAGTCGTCAGTGCTATCGTCTTCATCATCAACGATCGGAATGTTGTAGCTTAGAATACTTGGAGCAGTTATATCCCCTGCTAACACCAAGAAATTAATCATATCGCTTTCAATCGCGATTTCTTGCTCATAAATAATGGTCAAATCATCATGGTCATTACTATCTTCACTTTGCCAACCTAAATCGACAAAAAAGCTATCTGTGGGCAATTCGTTTCGACTACTGACATTGGTAAAATCTACCGCTGTGTATGTACGTTCTATTTCATCATCGTTAACTTCTTCAGGATCTTCATCAACCGTCATGTAGATAGCTGGCGCGTTTGCTGATGCATTGTAAAGCTGGATGTAGCCTATGTCTGAGCTATCATCAGAGCTTGAACCACAAGCACTAAGCAAGAATAAACTGGAGAGAATTGATAAGCCTGAACGGGCTTTAACAAGTTGAGGCGCAGGCAAAAAATTGGAAAGCATATGTCATCCTTTTGTCGTTATTAATACGCAGTTAGCACAAGCGAATATTCGCTGTTAAATGCACTTAATAGAGTGAGAGGATTTAGCTTAGTTCCAGAGGTTTGCCCTACTTTACATAGCTTTACGCTTCTTTACGTCACTGGTAAATTACACTTATAAAAACTCTCTATAGGAAACTCGAATGCCGCATTTTGTGATTGAATGCTCGAAAAACATTACTGAACTTGTTGAGGAAACTGAGTTAAATCTGGCTGTTCATCAAGTTGCCGCCGCTAGTGAGCTATTTACCCTAGGTGACATTAAGGTGAGAACCAACAGCTACAGTACATATTTAGTTGGCGGCACCGAAACAGGGAGCTTTATTCATGTTTTCGCCAACATCATGCAAGGTCGAACGGTCGAGCAGAAAGCGGCGCTGTCAAAAGCGGTGGTAGAGCGCCTCACTGAACTGTTGCCCAGTGTTTCTAACATTGCCATGAATGTTAATGATTTTGAGAAGGCGAGCTATTGCAATAAAGCTATGCTTTAATTGTTTTGCGACACGACGAAAAAAATTACTAGAAAAACACAATGAGAAAACAACAAGGATCAAAAGGATGACACATCAAACTAGCACTTCAATAAAAAAATTAATCAGCATTAGCCTGTTAGCGCTATTTGTCTCGGCCTGTGCACCTGAAGTCGGCAGCGAAAAGTGGTGCAAACAAATGAGCGAAAAACCTAAAGGCGATTGGACCGCAACTGAAGCAAAAGACTACGCCAAGCATTGTGTGTTTAATTAACCTTTTCTGATAACAAATGGAAAAACACTAGCTTTAGTTGCTTAGTTGCTTAGTTGCTTAGTTGCTAAAGTTAGTGTTGGCAAAGCCTACTAATCAATCTATTCCAACCGCCACTTTCATTGAGTTTTTAGCCTTTTTATTGCGCTAAAACAAAGAAAAAATCCTCGCCCACTCATTTGCCGTATTTGCGTTAGTAAATTCTGCGACATATTGTCGCACTTGCCACTTTTCCTTTGCTAACAGCAGTTTAGCCAAAGACAATAAGATCAAATTCTAAACCTACTATAGTCAAGTTGAGCTAACCTCGTTATGTCATGCTGCAATAGAAATTCTTATGATCTTTACAACAAACCTGTCAACCCAATTACCAAATCAATCATGCTTGCTGGTTTGATGCTAGCCAGCACTTCAGCCGTAGCTTATGCCGACGATAATATTGAAAAAATTGACGCACTGGAAGTGATCACCATTAGCCATCAACGTCATGGCTTAGAGGAGCATTCAGCGATTGCAAAAGGCAGTACCAGCGTGCCTGATTTAGCGAACTGGCTAGCTTCCGTGCCCGGTGCCAATATCAACCGCAATGGGCCAGTCACGGGGGTTGCCCAGTATCGTGGCTTATTTGGTGATCGTGTCGCTACGACGATTGACGGTCATCCGATCATAGGCGCAGGCCCAAATGCCATGGATACGCCGCTGAGCTATTCAACACCTTTGATTGTTGACGCACTAACCGTTTACCGCGGCGTCGCACCTGTTTCTGCGGCAATTGATACGCTTGGCGGGGCAGTGCAAGTGAAAATGCGTAAAGCGGATATCAGCCAACAACAGCAATTAGAGATGTCGGGCGATTTGCAACTGGGATATCGCAGTAACAATAAAGCAGAAACTGGCGCCGGTGTTATTAATCTTAGCCAAGGCAATTGGGGCGCTATGCTCTTTGCCAATGTGCAACAAGCTGATGATATGGAAACAGGTAGTGGCAAAGACATTAGCCCGACTGAGTTTCAAAAGCGTCAGTTTGGTGGCGATTTTCGTTTTAATAATGGCAATGAAAATATCGGCCTCACCTATCACTACTTAGATACGCAAAATTCAGGCACGCCCGCCCTACCAATGGATATTGAATATATTTTTAGTCACCGTGTTAGCTTAGATGGCGGCTTTAGCTTGGCTAATTGGCAAATAAACTGGCAGTTGGGTTATTTAGATGCCGATCACAAGATGACTAATTTCTTGCTCAGACAAAACAACAACCCTATGCGTCATCGCCGTAATCACGCTGAATCTGAAACGATTGACGTTAAGTTTAGCGCCGAGCAACCCTTTAGTTTTGGCGACCTCACCTTAGGTATTGATGGCTATTTTGCCGAGCATGATTCATTTATTTCTAACCCCAACAATGCCATGTTCTTTGTTAATAACTTTAATCAAGTGGAAGATAATCGCTATGGCATATTCGCCGAGTTAGTGACAAAGCTTGCCAACAGTGAGATTAGCTACGGCTTGCGCTTAAAACGAGCAGAGGCTGATGCGGGTAATGTCTCAACATCGATGGCAGCTATGCCAATGCCAGCCATGCTATTAAATCGCTTCAACAATGCAGATCGCAGTGTCAGCGAAACCGATCTTGATCTCGCCATTAACAGTGAAACGCGACTGACTAATAATCTGTCGCTGTCAGCTGGTATTGGCGTAAAAACGCGTGCCCCGTCATATCAAGAGCGCTATTTGTGGCTGCCGATGGAGGCTACCGCTGGCCTGGCGGACGGTCGCACTTATATTGGCAATATCAATCTCGATTCAGAGCAAGCCTATCAACTGGATTTAGGTCTAAACTACCTTGATCAACAACTCTCTATTAGCCCTCATATCTTTTATCAACGCATTGATGACTATATTCAAGGCACGCCTCTGCCAATGACAGAAATGGCCGCGCTTATGGTGGCACAGATGATGGCAGGCGATTCAAATCCACTGCAGTTTACCAATGTGGATGCCAAGTTGTATGGGGCAGATATCAAT
The nucleotide sequence above comes from Thalassotalea euphylliae. Encoded proteins:
- a CDS encoding TonB-dependent receptor, which codes for MLASTSAVAYADDNIEKIDALEVITISHQRHGLEEHSAIAKGSTSVPDLANWLASVPGANINRNGPVTGVAQYRGLFGDRVATTIDGHPIIGAGPNAMDTPLSYSTPLIVDALTVYRGVAPVSAAIDTLGGAVQVKMRKADISQQQQLEMSGDLQLGYRSNNKAETGAGVINLSQGNWGAMLFANVQQADDMETGSGKDISPTEFQKRQFGGDFRFNNGNENIGLTYHYLDTQNSGTPALPMDIEYIFSHRVSLDGGFSLANWQINWQLGYLDADHKMTNFLLRQNNNPMRHRRNHAESETIDVKFSAEQPFSFGDLTLGIDGYFAEHDSFISNPNNAMFFVNNFNQVEDNRYGIFAELVTKLANSEISYGLRLKRAEADAGNVSTSMAAMPMPAMLLNRFNNADRSVSETDLDLAINSETRLTNNLSLSAGIGVKTRAPSYQERYLWLPMEATAGLADGRTYIGNINLDSEQAYQLDLGLNYLDQQLSISPHIFYQRIDDYIQGTPLPMTEMAALMVAQMMAGDSNPLQFTNVDAKLYGADINWQYKFNEHWQVSGIASYVRGERRDIDDELYRIAPLNGQITVSYQGTDFNTNLTLVAVASQNKVSNTNLEQTSSGYGLVNLDAQYFVNTSLTLKAGIDNVLDKDYRSHLSGYNRVQGSDIPVGQRVPGEGVSAWLEASYSF
- the trpA gene encoding tryptophan synthase subunit alpha — its product is MTTGIKAASIAGKDRYQQMFDRLAEQNEGAFVPFVTLGDPGKAQSIKVIKALIDAGADALELGIPFSDPSADGVVIQMAGIRALAAGITTDDCIDILKEIRAYAPQVPIGLLLYGNLVFSRGISRFYEEMSDAGVDSILIADVPIRESAPFRKAARDNGIAPIFIAPPNATQATLKEVAAFSQGYTYVLGRAGVTGAETKATMPADDLINSLTEFNAPPPVLGFGISAPEQVAAAIKSGAKGAISGSATVKIIEQNLNDEDKMLAELTSFVSAMKAATK
- the trpCF gene encoding bifunctional indole-3-glycerol-phosphate synthase TrpC/phosphoribosylanthranilate isomerase TrpF; its protein translation is MGSSPTKNVLAKIVEDKKIVVEALKKSLPLESFINDLVPTEKSLYDRLSEPQAGFILECKKASPSKGLIRPDFDVEAIATIYDNYAAGISVLTDEKYFQGTFEYLQQVTATVKAPVLNKDFFIDTYQVYLARHYGADAILLMLSVLDDNEYRELAEVAQKYNLAILTEVSNQDELDRALALDSKLIGINNRNLRDLSTDIERTFEFAPQIPDGKLVISESGIYTNEEVRYLAPAVDGFLVGSSIMAQDDVDKACRQLIFGQHKVCGLTDAATAKAVKQAGGLYGGLIFAEKSPRYVTQAQAEQIVKAESGLDYVGVFVDAEAQQVAEFANTLGLSAVQLHGNESADYIESLSPLLPAGCQVWKAKAVTEQVPPLDLDVNGWVLDGKSPGSGQPFPWQSLADTEQALSTCLLAGGIGVDNICDAVKVTNEQQLKGLDINSGVETSPGKKSPAKINQVFAEIRNY
- the trpB gene encoding tryptophan synthase subunit beta; its protein translation is MTDTVSTNIESTDTAAKRLSPYFGDFGGMYVSELLVPALEQLEQAFIDSQKDEDFLNEFNSLLQEYAGRPTPLTLCRNLVKNPLAKVYLKREDLLHGGAHKTNQVLGQALLAKRMGKTEIIAETGAGQHGVASAIACSLLGLKCRVYMGAKDCERQQPNVFRMRLMGAEVIPVTAGSGTLKDACNEALRDWSASYEDAHYLLGTAAGPHPFPTIVREFQKMIGEEAKAQLLAQEGRLPDYVIACVGGGSNAIGMFNDFIKEEGVKLIGVEAGGKGVETQHHGATLTAGTKGMLHGNYTYIMQNQDGQIEESYSVSAGLDYPGVGPQHAFLKDTGRAEYVAINDDEALEAFQALARNEGIIPALESSHALGQALKMAEQVTEETIFLVNLSGRGDKDLAHVHTILSPETAEGGVA
- a CDS encoding DUF3012 domain-containing protein produces the protein MTHQTSTSIKKLISISLLALFVSACAPEVGSEKWCKQMSEKPKGDWTATEAKDYAKHCVFN
- a CDS encoding 5-carboxymethyl-2-hydroxymuconate Delta-isomerase, encoding MPHFVIECSKNITELVEETELNLAVHQVAAASELFTLGDIKVRTNSYSTYLVGGTETGSFIHVFANIMQGRTVEQKAALSKAVVERLTELLPSVSNIAMNVNDFEKASYCNKAML
- a CDS encoding DUF4124 domain-containing protein translates to MANRLLVLMFLTLSASVAAFQSAEVYRWVDKDGNVHYSDMPNNPNAKLIFVQPGITSKADTAQFPEQVADNSDAISDQDLAQAQDQLAFREAPNSAESCRDLRVEMNQRSRDLNAGNPEKARQARIFLTLAEKLLESGNCQ